From the genome of Pseudomonas helvetica:
TTGACCTGGACGATCACAATGCCGTCGCTGAAGGCCGCCGGCTCGATCAGCGCCGGAGTGTCCTCGGTGCTCGGCCCGGTGTAGATATTGCCGGCACGGTCGGCCATGAAACCGGCCGAGAGCACCACATTCGGAATCAGGTCCACCACCAGTCGGGCGTAGAGCTCGATGTAGGTATGGATCGCGCCGATTTCCAGCAGACCATCTTCAAGCAACTGGCTGATGCGCAGACTTTGGGTGCCGGCGAAGGAGAAATCGAGCTTACGCGCGATGCCGCGTTCGAACAGGTCCAGGTGCTCGGAGCGGCCGACGCTGGGCATGATCATGTGCAGGTCATGCAGCTTGGCCGGATCGGCCTTGGCCAGGGAACGGGAAAGAAAGTCCGCCTGCTTCTGGTTGTTGCCCTCCAGCACCACGCGGTCGCCAGGCAGAATCAATGCCTCCAGCGCCGCAACGATCTTGTCGGTGGGCAACACCACGCCATCGGCGAGACCCCGCACCTGCTCCAGGCGACGCTGTTTTTCACTGCGCCGCCGCGTCCAGCGCGAGTCGGGGGATATTGTTGTTGTCATGCTCACTCCACGGGTTCGCTTTTGTGGAGTTACCTTAGGAGCTAACGGAGGGAGGCATCAATCAAGATGAGCGGCGAACCGTTACGCTCAAGTTAACGTTTTCCATGAAAGCCACGATGAGTGAGGTACGCCGCATGGACTGCTCGTCCACGTCGATTGCTGTTTTGAAACCATTACCTGCTACTGTCTTTCACTCCCGCTGCGCCGCATGTGGAATTATCAATGACAAAACTGATGCCAATGGATAATCAAACGCCTGATCCTCAATCTGTCTGTAGTCCCATTACCAGCAGCGCGATTTTCATCGTCGCCACACTAGCGCCTGGGAATGAATCTGCCGCTAAAGTGCGGGCCTGGTGCGCAGACGTCGCGGCCCTCACGCGATCGGTCGGTAAACGTGCTCCCTCGGGCAATTTGTCGTGTGTCTGCGGCATCGGTTCCAGTGCCTGGGATACCTTGTTCGGCAGCCCGCGTCCCGCCTCTTTGCATCCATTCCGCGAGTTCGGTGTAGAGGGACGTCGAGCCGTCGCAACGCCGGGCGACATTTTGCTGCACATTCGTGCGGATCAAATGGACCTCTGTTTCGAATTGGCGACGCAATTGCTCTCAGCGCTTGGCGATGCAGTCTCGGTCGTTGATGAAGTTCAGGGTTTCCGTTATTTCGACATGCGCAGCATGGTCGGTTTTGTCGACGGCACCGAAAACCCGGTCGGTCGCCATGCTGTCGACTTCACGATCATTGGTGATGAAGACCCGTCGTATAGCGGTGGCAGCTATGTGCTGGTACAGAAATACCTGCACAAGATGAGCGCGTGGAACGAGTTATCCGTCGAGGCTCAGGAACGCATTATCGGACGCAAAAAACTCTCCGATATCGAACTCGATGACTCGGTCAAACCGAGCTGTTCGCACAGCTCCTTGACGACCATCACCAAGGACGGACAGGAAGTGAAAATCCTGCGCGATAACATGCCGTTCGGTCGGCCAGGCGCAGGCGAGTTCGGTACCTACTTCATCGGCTATGCGCGCTCCCCAGAACCGATCGAGCAGATGCTCGAGAACATGTTTGTCGGCAGACCCGCGGGCAACTATGACCGGTTGCTCGATTTCAGCACGGCGGTCACCGGAGGCTTGTTCTTCGTTCCGTCAGCAGACCTGCTCGAAGAGCTCGCTGATCGCGAGCCTTAGGCCATTGGTAAAAAAAGGCCCGGCGCGAAAGATCGCGCCGGGCCTTTATCGTATGAAACCAGTCATCAATGAGTGGTCATTCCGGCCATATGCATCATCAGCCGGAACAAGCTCGCCACTGCCCCCAGCGCAATCACACTGCCGAACCAGATAGCGATCAACCAAAGAACCCGTCGATACCAAGGGGAGGATTGGTTTTGCGTGACCGACTCTTCACTCGTCAGAGCGCTTTTGCTTTCAATGGTAGCCATCGCCGATCCTCACTTTTCCGCGGAACACGTAGTAGCTCCAGCAGGTGTACATCAGGATGATTGGCAGAATGAACAACGTGCCGATCAAGATGAACAGCTGGCTTGAAGGCGGCGATGCGGCCTCCCACAGGCTGATGGAGGGCGGTACGATATTCGGCCAGATGCTGAAGGCCAGACCGATATACCCCAGGAAAACCAGCGCCAACGTGAACACAAATGGCCAGTGCGAGTGATAGTGGCGTAACGATCTGAGCAACCCGAATAGCGCCAGCACTCCGAGGATCAACAACCCGCCAAAGACCACGGTATGCGCGTGCGTGAACCAGCGAATCGCAATCTCCGGATGCAGCATCGGTGTCCAGACACAGAGCACCGCCACGACCGCCGTGAGGGTGAACGCCAGCGGCCGAGTGTAGTGACGCATGCGTGATTCAAGCATGCCTTCGGTCTTGACCAGCAACCAGGTACTGCCGAGCAGCGCGTAGGCGACGATCAACCCGAAACCGCAGAACAGTGGAAAGGCTGACAGCCAGTCCAGGGTGCCGCCTGCAAACTGCCTATTGACCACCGGAATTCCAGCGATATAGGCGCCAATCACGATGCCTTGGCAAAACGTTGCCAGGAGCGAGCCGCCGATAAAGGCCATGTCCCAGATGTGACGTTTTTCAGGACTGGCCTTGAAGCGGAATTCAAACGCCACACCGCGAAATATCAACCCGGCCAGCATGAAAATCAGCGGCAGATACAACGCCTCCAGAATCACCGAGTAAGCCAACGGAAACGCACCGTAAAGTGCCGCCCCGCCGAGTATCAGCCAGGTTTCGTTACCGTCCCAGACCGGCGCGACGGTGTTCATCATCACATCGCGTTCCTGCCTGTCCGGGATCAGCGGGAACAGGATGCCCAACCCCAGATCGAAGCCGTCCATGATCACGTACATCATCACCCCGAAGGCAATGATGACGCCCCAGATCAACGACAGATCTATACCTTGAATACCCATGATCTATCCCCTTGCTCAGTTGACGTGATCGCCGGACGCGAACGTCTCGGAGATGGCGGACAGGGGGCGGCGTGGCGTGCGCTCCTGGTCCAGACCGCCTTGAGGCGGATGCTCGTGATGTGGCTGCGGGCCTTTGCGTACCAGCTTCATCATGTAGCCGATGCCCACCGCGAACACCGAGAAGTAGATCAACACAAACAACGCCAGCGAAACGCTGAGCTGCGTGACCGTGTGGTTGGAA
Proteins encoded in this window:
- a CDS encoding Dyp-type peroxidase, encoding MPMDNQTPDPQSVCSPITSSAIFIVATLAPGNESAAKVRAWCADVAALTRSVGKRAPSGNLSCVCGIGSSAWDTLFGSPRPASLHPFREFGVEGRRAVATPGDILLHIRADQMDLCFELATQLLSALGDAVSVVDEVQGFRYFDMRSMVGFVDGTENPVGRHAVDFTIIGDEDPSYSGGSYVLVQKYLHKMSAWNELSVEAQERIIGRKKLSDIELDDSVKPSCSHSSLTTITKDGQEVKILRDNMPFGRPGAGEFGTYFIGYARSPEPIEQMLENMFVGRPAGNYDRLLDFSTAVTGGLFFVPSADLLEELADREP
- a CDS encoding DUF2474 domain-containing protein, with the translated sequence MATIESKSALTSEESVTQNQSSPWYRRVLWLIAIWFGSVIALGAVASLFRLMMHMAGMTTH
- the cydB gene encoding cytochrome d ubiquinol oxidase subunit II — its product is MGIQGIDLSLIWGVIIAFGVMMYVIMDGFDLGLGILFPLIPDRQERDVMMNTVAPVWDGNETWLILGGAALYGAFPLAYSVILEALYLPLIFMLAGLIFRGVAFEFRFKASPEKRHIWDMAFIGGSLLATFCQGIVIGAYIAGIPVVNRQFAGGTLDWLSAFPLFCGFGLIVAYALLGSTWLLVKTEGMLESRMRHYTRPLAFTLTAVVAVLCVWTPMLHPEIAIRWFTHAHTVVFGGLLILGVLALFGLLRSLRHYHSHWPFVFTLALVFLGYIGLAFSIWPNIVPPSISLWEAASPPSSQLFILIGTLFILPIILMYTCWSYYVFRGKVRIGDGYH